The genomic interval TTCTAGCACCGAAGGAAACAAAAGCACAGACTGATGTTTCTCAATTGACTAAGAAAATTCCAAGaacattacattttttttttcagaaaaaGATATCACCTAGGCAATTTACTGCAAAAACATGAAACTTTAGATGATAATGAGAAAGTAGAGAGATTTTACCAGGGGCAGCCTTCTCAACAAATCCAAGAATACGACCCAAAAGGGAAGCCTCCTTATACTGTGCAACCCTCTCAAAAAGACTCCTAATTTCCTTGGATTTAAACTGATCAAGCAATCCGTAAGCACCCACAATCATCAGAAACAGTAAAATCTCCCTATCATCCTCACCCTCCATCCCAAGCTTTAGCTTCCACTCCCTCGCCACAAACGCTGCTGCTTTTTTAACATATTTCTTAATCTCAGGCCTAACTCTCATCAATCCCTCCAATAAAACCAAGCAACTTCTTCTCTCCACATTTCTCTCAACCCCAACATTTCCTTTTTCCAAGAACACCCCTCTAACTGCCTGCCAAACCAGTTTTCCAGGATTATTAGACACTTTAAGTACATTGTAAACCTCGTCAGCAAGCTTTTCATGTTCATTCTCATGCTCGTTCAAGAACATCAACAATCTTTCCCCATCCGTACTAACAATAAACTTTAAATCCGGTAAAGACGAACCTTTTCCGATCAACCTATCATCaagttttagttttgaaaGCTTACACAGTTCCTTTTCTCTGAATTCAAGTTCTTTGAGCCTATTCTCTatctcattttctttgaattgGAGTTCATGGAAACGAGTTTGGATTGAACGTTGGATTGACTTGGAGAGTTCCTGTAGCTCTTGGCATTGAAGATAAAGTGAAGAGACTAAAGAAGAACCACCCTGGAGCTTTTCCAGGGTGTTTACAAGACTTTTACTTTGGGATTGTAGCAGGATCAGGTCAGCTGAGATATCCTCAGAAGAACacattttttctcttgaacAGAGATGATTCCCGGaagggaaaggaaaaacaaacaGAGAAACGAAAGTTTGTCAAAACAGCGAAAGCTAAAGTTAAATGGATCAGAAACAAAGGCTTTGGTCAGGAAGTAACTAGAAAGTTGCCTACTTTCCTTTTGGGTCTTTGTTTATAGTTTTCTATTACGCGGAGACCAGTTTCCAGTCAGCTTCATCATCATGCAAGCAGCAAGAATAGAAATGTTCGGCTTTGTGGGTTTTGGTTTTTGCTGTAAGGTGCGGGCTTTAATCAAACTCATGAAGGCTAGTTGCAGAATCAGGATCAGAAAGAAAGGCTTTGGTCAGGAAGTAACTAGAAAGTTGCCTACTTTCCTTTTGGGTCTTTGTTTATAGTTTTCCATTACGCGGAGACCAGTTTCCAGTCAACTTCATCATCATGCAAGCAGCAAGATTAGAAATGTTCGGCTTTGTGGGTTTTGGTTTTTGCTGTAAGGTGCGGGCTTTAATCAAAACTCATGACGGCTAGTTGCAGAATCAGCCCAGGTTGTATGGCACATGCATTGCGTTAGAATGGGATTACGTGGGCTTCGAAAAATGGGCATCCTATACATATAAAGAGAGGAAGGAGGCTTCAAAAAATGGTTTAAGGGTTACACGACTTTTATcaatgttgaaaaagaaatcacTTGCTTATATTCATTAATTTGACGTGAATCTTACatcaattttttcttgttttatcaGCATACAATTTACCTAATCTCAAATGTTGTTGCTTGAGTTGGTATTCATGTCAAATGTTGTTGATCGAGCGGGTATCTTTGCCAATGGAGTGAAGGAGTGTATAGTTACTTGTCTAGGATGTTGTCTATGTGCTTGGTTACCATGAATTTATACAAATTGGGACGATCGGATCAGTCAGTGTCACCCCATCTCAGTGGTCTCATGCCTGTGAGTAACACTTTTCAAATGggtattattattatagatGCCAAGAAAATATGGCAGTTGATAACAAAGTTCTAAACATGGTTGAGAGTGTATTTATGCGACTGTGCTACATGAATTCGACCAGCTGCCCAAAAATGGGTTTAGTACTGCATTTTCCATTATCCATCCTTCcatctaattttctttcctttttcaattttttaagaattttctTTTGGACAAGCTTTGCTGTTTTCAAGAGGCAAAACAAGAGGAGAAAAAACGGAGGCAGAACAGAACAGTAGTATTTAACCAGTAGTATTTCAATTGTGAAAGATCTCGGGTGTTAGACATGGCCCATTTCCAGACAGGGTTACAAAGGGTCAGAAGTACTTATGTATAGTTCCATTCCGCATGTAGCAGTACCAACAATGCACTTGCAAAAGGGTACCAAGGAGATGATCCGTCGCCAACAAAAAGGTACACGGCCTAACCTATATGCATAGCCCATGATATGTACAGGCGATGAGGCTGTTGAGAGAGTTACCAGACTGCAACTACCACTGCTTGGGCCTTTTGTGAGTCAAGCCTTGTTCTTCAGCAATATTTACCCGCCGGGTCATCAAATTAGATGAATGACCTAAGTTAGCAGCCAAACCAAAATGAGCTACGTCTCGATTAAGTGGAACACTTAATTCATGATGTGAAGCTGAAGGAATATATGGTTTGTTAACAGTTGGCACTTGAGGAGTATAGGATCTAATAGCTGGTCCATTAGTCCAAGCACGCTTGTTTCTCAGCTCTTGCAGTTTACTCCCCGGAGTGGAAGCACAGATCCCACCCTGAAACTGCCCTGGAACTGTGGCGACAGGATTGGATTGATTCCTGGGGATAGAAGGGCCAATATTACGATTTGTCTGGCCCTGAAGCTTTGGTTGAATTGCAGGGGCTGGGGCTAGTGCAGAAAATCTCCTGTTCATCTTTTGCTGTTCTAGCCGAGCAATGCACTTCTCCATGACCTCAACCGGCATACTGGAGTCAAGCTTACAATTCTTGATGCATTCAATTGCTGATTTCAGTGCAGCAATCTGTTCATCACTGGCCTTCTCCTGGAAAAAGCAATCATATCTAAAAGTTTATTTGTTAATTGCAAAAACTATGCATGTCTACAAGGGCGCTTGGATCAACTATTGTGGAAATATTAACATAGCAAAGAAAGTAAGACATACCCGTACTTCAGAGGAATTCTTCCCCATCTTGCACTTCTCATGAGCCACACCATTTACATCCTCCCAGAACAGGTTAAAGAGCAGTTCTGGTGGGAACTTGTCCTTGCAATCAAACGCACAGACAAATCTAACAGCTTCAATATACTGCTTCCTTGCAATTAGACTACAAATGAAATCTGTTACACAAAATTGCAAATTTGTAGTCTCCATCAATCTGTCCTTTTTGATAtgcaaaatacaaaaatattttaccaaACTTGAGTAAAATATGACTAATAAACAAACCAAGGAAAAAGTCCCAACTTGGCAACTTGCGATAAGACTGAGACccaaaaataattcaaaaataaattttctgaaacaACTTATCTCAATGCATGAAACTCACACAAAGTTTTCAAATTAACCACATTCTTGAGTTTCTAGCTCTAGTTATCAACatctttcaaattaattttacacTGACAAAAACCTTAATGATTTATATATAGCAAGCACTATCTATATACAAACCAATTTAATTGCATCGGTTTCTTTTGGAGTTCAACGTCTAGGAAAACATAACGCCAATCCatataaaattctttttcctcttattGGATAAGAACAatatgagaaagaaaaaattagaGGATTGTTAACTAATAATAGATATAAGCCTAAATAAACTCTCTCAGTTTCAGGTTTCAGAATTTACAGCAGCTGAATAGCAACAAAATCCTATAGCTATTAGTAAGCATATACAATGAGAATAATTAGACATAAAAAATGCATGTCCATGTACCTATGCTACTGCTTACACATATAATAGATGCATACATGCACATGGAAAAGATAAACGTATGTTCATGTGTAGATACACAATCATGAAAGAATATTAATATGCAAACTAAGCTGTCAATAAATTTACCAGGAATCATATCTGTAAAACCAAGGACCCGGCATACATTTTGAGCCTGTTGGTGTTGAGCAGCAGTCAAAAGAAGTTTGAAGATTTCATCTTTATTAAAAGAGGACACCAATCCAAAAGCAGCAACAAACTGCAAAAAACCCAAGACCTCAATGTAATTTTGAGCACTCGAACTCAGCTTCGCTTTCCACTCGATTGCTAACTTCATTGCATCTGCTTTCACATTAGGTTGTACAAGTGGTGAAACTTGCAAAAGTTGTTCCAACAAAAGGACATAAATCTTCAGAACACTTTCTTCGAATCCTGTCCCACCCTTCTTCTGATGTTCAGAACATGTCCCTAGCATCAGATCCAGAACAAACTTGGCTGGATCTGGTGACATTTGAAGGGCAACCAAAACTTCATTCTGCCTCAAATCAGGCTCGTATAAATGCTCATTGTTGATACCTTGCAAACTCCTTCCATCCATTGTAGCATCAACCCCAAGATCAGCAGATGAAGTTTCATGCGCATTGCTAATCATAAAATTATCCAGCTGCTCAGTCTTTATTTGGTTAAGGATGGTGGGGTTCACTAAGCACATGCAATAcagagaagaaaataaaaagaaagtttaATAACAAACTTCTTAATTCTGCATTGCAATTAATAAGACACTTAAAGCAGCAACTAGTTATTTCCATGTGAGCATTACGTATTGAAAGTAGCTTTAaatcttgaaaagaaaaaacggAAACTTCctaatttaaaatcaagaaattttctaAGAGCCAATGGGGTAAAATGAAACAATATCACAAAGCTACACACAACTATTACTTTGATAGACTTAGACCACGGATTGCTTACGAgatttccttttcctttcacttTATAACTAGAACAACTAAACCCCAAGTAGTCCAAACCAGCCTCACAACTTTACAGATATATTCCAAAACCTTCACAGGCTTGTAAAAGTAGCaagaagattaaaataaatttatcccGAACAGGTTAATGGAAGTGCTGCCCTAATAAGAACCAATAGCAAAACAGAACGATGTCCCCTACATGCCACCAAGCTTTCATAGCCATGTTGGTCATAGGTAATCAGCTTTACTATGGCTTTGATATAGTAAAAACAGAGAAATAAAGAgaccaaaagaaaatgaggaaaacATGCCTTATGGTGCTCTACAaccacaaataaaaaaattgaaacggCTGAAAGACTGCTATAAAGAAGGATCATCAAGATAAGAGATCTTTTCCGAGTAGCCATGACATATGGCGAATGATTATCTGAAACTGCTCCTTTAGATGATATATGGGGAATTGAGCATCTAGAAATCCCTTTCCAGTAAAAGCGATGAATGCCACGAATGCAGATCAACATAGAGagggagaaagagaagaagaaatgggGGAGCACCTTGTACTATCAACAAATAGAGACAGAAAAAGAGAACACACCTGTTTCTGTGTTTGTGATTCCAAGTACCTGTAAGGAAAAAGAACTAGGATTCTCACTCCTCACTTGAGAATGAAGGGCATTAGTTAGTTGCTTCTCTTTCAATTCTAGTTTTTTACTTCGTTCTTCAACTGCCTTTTGGACAGAATCAAATTGTTTTGCTTGTACTTCAAACTCCTTGACACGAGCTTCAAACTGCTTCCTTTCTAAATCCAATTTTTCCAAGCGTTCCTCTAATGATCTTTTAAGTGAATCCAGATACTTCTCCTTCACATTGGCTTCCTGTAGGCGATTACTGCATGGCTTTTCAATTGAATTCAGTTGCTTTTCTTTTGATCCAACCATGTCAGAGAGCTGTCCCTGAGAATTTTTTAGCGCTTCAAGCTGCTGTTGTTTTGATTCAAGTTCCTTGGTGCACTCCAAAATTGAGTTCTTGATTGTGATAAGCCTTTCCTCCTCTACTTTGAGCTGCTTGCTGCATCCTTTAATTGATATTTGGACTGAGCTGAGTTGCTTCTCTTTCAAACAAAGTTCTTGCCTATGTTCTTCAATGCACATTTGTATAGCATTGAACTCCTGCTCTTTCAATTCAAGATCCTCAGAATATCCTCTCACCCTTGCTTTGACTGAATTGAGCTCCTTCTTTGTTGATTCAAGTTCCTTTTGATTCCGTCTTATCGTAGTTTGCAGTGAATGAAATTCAATATCTCTTGAATGAAGCTCTGCTGAGCGATCCACAATTGTTTCTTCAATCAACCCTAATTCGTTCTCTTTAGATTTGACTTTAGCAGCTTGATCTCTGACAGATTTGTCAAGTGCCTCATATTTTTCCTCTTTGGCTTCGAGTTCTTCATTGTACTCCTGAATCAAGGATTTGATCGAATTTAGAATTTTCTCCTGCTCATTAAGCTGTTTACAGTGTTCATCAATCACTTCTTGGCTTCTAACAAGTTCGTTCTCCTTCATTTCAAGCTGGTTAGAACATTCCTTGACTGAATTTCGCAAACATTCCAACTCCTTCTCTTTTAACTCAAGCACTTCATCATACTCATTCATCATATGTTCCttcaaatccaagtccatcTCTATAAACTCAAGCTCCTTAGATTTTTCCTCAATGGATCTCCGCAAATGGTccaattgattattttttagacAAATCTCATTACAACATTCATCAACTCTTCTTGTCACTAACCCCAATTCCCTCTCTTTTGACTCAAGCTTCCCTTCACATTCTTCAACCAACGACTGCACCAAATCCAACTTCCCCTCTGTCACACCAAGTTCCTTACTAGATTTTTCAATCTGTTCCTCTACCAACCCCAATTGCTTCTCCTTCCCTTCTAGCTTTTCAAGACATTCACTCATCAACTTGTTCACAGCACACAATTCCTCTTTCTTCAAACTAAGTTCCTTAGAACAACCCTCAACCAATTTCCTAACTGAATCCAAGTCCTCTTCTTTTAATGTAAACTGTAGTGAGCACTCTTCAAGCAATTTTTGCGTCGAATTAGCTTCCGTATGTTTCAACTTACGCTCCCTGTTACATTCTTCAATCTTTTCATTCAacaaacttaattcattttctttcaaacaaatcACTTCTTGTCTTTCCTTCAGTGCTCTCTTCTCGGTTTCTAGCTCTTTTTCTTGCAATTCAACAACCTCCACTCTTTTCTCAATATTCTGttgaatcaaatcaaaatgtttctctaagTCTTTCCATTGTAAAGTAAACAACAGAATCGAAGACGCTTGATCCCTGGCTTGCTCAAGTGATTTACGAAGGCTCTCCCTCTTTAACTCACCAAGTTTTATCTCTCGCTTAATATCCTccattaaaacaaaaatccaAACACAGCTGCAAGAAaccaaggaaaaagaaaaagcaagcTCTAAGCTTTTTTACCTCCTTTGACTCTCTCAAGAAAGCTCAAGTGCAAAACCCCACTTTTTAAGTGACAAACAAAGCAAAACCAAGATTCAGCAagactaaatttttaaggccGTTTTCTCTTCTTGAACTCTTCCATGTCTCAACTCCAGCCTTTAACATGTTGATCAAAGAAAAAACCCACCTCAAAACTATGAACCCATGCAAAACCCAGAATAAACAAGGACAATGCAAAAGCAAATTTTAACgttaaaaacacaaaagaaagagCAAAAGGTTAAAGGTGGCAAACCTAACTGAGGCTTTCCCACGGTGGAACAGAGGATGAGAAACAGAGCAACCCGAACGTGAGATGAAAGGGAGACGTTTTGTTTTCACAGCCATGTGAAAAGATGCAGACCTCCAAGAAGGTAAACTCTAAGctttttaaggaaaatggGCCTGGTTACCAAACTTaatccttttgttttttccattttgCCTGGAAACTTTAATTTCTATTCAAATTAATAACCTTATGTAATAACCTCAAtagatttgattaaaattaatgataaataatgacataataactattcaaataatcatgctttttaaagtatttacaaactttctcaattttttcccTTATTTTCGCAAGTTTTTCACTCTAATAAAActaagaaacaaaattgatgagaaacaaaaatattcacaaaagttaatataaatatggtattttttaaaaaaaattagtgatCAAATTGAAACAAATAGAAGTTCAGTGGGCAAAAGTGAAAAAACAGCCCTGTGACTTTTTGTGACTAAAATGATTTTGGCTTTTCGATTTTCTTAGCGGCATTGCCACTACGGCTGTaacttctttttaatttattctttattatttgaGTTAATCCCAAGCCTAATTGAcggttttaatattattttatataatttaaattagcctataaataatcatatatcttttatttatttttaataattatgtatataaatCTCATTTAGTTCTTGTTATTTGTGTTAAACTCAAATAACggttttatttaaaatatctattgCCATTTGCCACgtcttgtttttatttatttcaataatatttCGTATACAGATTTGATCTTAAAAAGTCACATGTTTTTTatgcatatattttattctttttctcacACATAATGCGTGCAAATGTTTTGTATGCGTGACaaagtgaaaataaaatgaataatttgattatgcAATCTCAATatttgcttcttcttttttttaatttctagtTATGTAAAAACAATACATTTAATATCTTGggtattttaatttgtaagtTGCCTGAAAATTTTGGGTGTAAATCAATTATGGACTTAAAACTATTACTTAACTTATCATTATGATTATGTCGTTGTGTGAActaaatttagttttattttatttgtaaatttggttttcctttcttgccgagaataaaataaaatagctTTTACTCTAAATTTCAAGTATTTAGTTATAGAGGAAGTGTTTTTTTGTGTTATATTTCTTATCATGAAAAAGTTATTCTCATGACTGAGGATAATTAGGACAGGAAAGTAATTTTAGTATTGAAACATTATAATTTGACTGTTtattatcaaataataataatttgattacttatataaaataaatatttataaaatctttatttgttaTCTTGATGTCTACTAACATtactttgaaaataataaaagcctTGGGCAAAAGAGGTAGTAATGATATTTATTGGAATTTGGAAGGAGTGGGCACACTTGTGAAAACTTACACTCGGCCTTCGTCATTTTGGGATTAATACTGCAATAATTAGAAGCCTTTTTGGGTTTTTCCAGCCATGAATGGATGTTAGTAAACAAACGCGGATACtgaaaagaggaagaaggttgaagcaaaagagaaaaacaatatttcttttaaaagaaaattacatgGCTGGTTTTGCAAATTTTCAATCTGCTCATAATGGTTGAACTGAAAAGTGAACTCTCACATTCATGATGAAAACACAGATTCTGATCTCTTTGCTTAATTTGTGATCTCAACATTAATTGTTATCTTCAGAAGATAGTTGTAATAAATAttgtgtaaaaaaaaaaaaaaagaagatcgTAAATTAATAAAAGCTGAGGGAGTTCAAGTAGGACAAGTAAGCATAATAATAGAAAATCATCTTCACCAACCAAAGAATAAGAATATGTTTAATTTAACCAACAATAAAAAGATTCATAATAGTTAATAATTGTATATatcaagtaaataaaaaaaataaaaaaaaacttataataatCTTTTAGAAAAAGTTTTGctcataatatttttaaaattttaatttatcaattattaactTTATAGTGAAAAAACTAATAATgtctttttcaatataaataattaaattatttgtaagaaactcattattcattttgttccaaagtcttatttttataatttcattactaaaaaaattctctttatAGTTGTTGTAGAAATCGAAAGAGTTAAAATAAGAcgaattaatttatcaaacctgattgataaaaaaatgattattgATGATGTTTTAAGCAATAGTCAATAGTGCAATACAATAACTTATATTTAagaattacataataattttttaatttttaaagattaaaattataaaaaaataaaatgcatcTAACAGAAAAAATAAGATCATGATAAGTAAAGATAAAACCtacataacaaataaaaaagaagaacatgGTTGATGGTTcgtagaaattaaaaaaaaaaatctatggAACCTATGTACTTATGagcaaattaaataaaaatgaaaaaaataaataataaaaagaagaagagaaaaattatataataaataaaaattattttatattaattattaaataaaaaattattttaaagaatattaaatatatatatatatatatataataaatatttttaaaaatttacccCCCAGAGTCCTACTACACGCTACTCTTGAGAATATTACACTCTGCAAGAATCTGTGAATCTTACATCAAGGGAGGATGTCATGGTCTCAATGGAGAGTCATGAATCTCATATCAACTGTGTGTTAtagtaaaattaaacatttaaaatttatatcatCTTTAACctgcaaaatattttttttatgtaacaAAGCCACGATGTACCTAACTCGCAAATTGGTGTGCACCGTAACGTAGAGGCAAATGCcaagaaaatgagagaagGCAGAAAAATGTTTTGCATTAGAAGGCTGACTTAGTTGATTCTAAAGGAAATTAGGCATGTccatcttttcattttcttgggACCATTATGCAATGGAAAAAGGTGAAGATTTTCCTTTCACAAAAGTTCTCGTCTTTGGAACCTAGAAGGGAAGGAGGGTGATGCTAAAGTGAGCAATGAAAAGATATGGCATCCTAGATATGAAAAGGAGTACTTGCTGTTAGAACTTAGGAGCCTTGTTACCTTTTTTAACATCTGAGGAATATTTGACTGCAATTTTTCACTCAAGTTTGGATCAATTTAGGTTGCTTCGGCTGAAATGATAATTGCTAAAGCCCAAAACACTCGTTTGCTTTATGATTCTGCTCCGTATCTGCTGACTTCACTTGTAGAATTCTCAATCTTGGAAGTTTCCTGTTTCTACTAACAAGAGGCACACATGTCACGCCTCTGTTATGTAGTACTGGTTTCTGGTTTTGTTGTAAGCTCTCAAGGCAGGATTTCCTGCTTTCAGGCACATTAGTCTtctaaatcaataaattttcactca from Theobroma cacao cultivar B97-61/B2 chromosome 5, Criollo_cocoa_genome_V2, whole genome shotgun sequence carries:
- the LOC18599883 gene encoding FRIGIDA-like protein 5 yields the protein MEDIKREIKLGELKRESLRKSLEQARDQASSILLFTLQWKDLEKHFDLIQQNIEKRVEVVELQEKELETEKRALKERQEVICLKENELSLLNEKIEECNRERKLKHTEANSTQKLLEECSLQFTLKEEDLDSVRKLVEGCSKELSLKKEELCAVNKLMSECLEKLEGKEKQLGLVEEQIEKSSKELGVTEGKLDLVQSLVEECEGKLESKERELGLVTRRVDECCNEICLKNNQLDHLRRSIEEKSKELEFIEMDLDLKEHMMNEYDEVLELKEKELECLRNSVKECSNQLEMKENELVRSQEVIDEHCKQLNEQEKILNSIKSLIQEYNEELEAKEEKYEALDKSVRDQAAKVKSKENELGLIEETIVDRSAELHSRDIEFHSLQTTIRRNQKELESTKKELNSVKARVRGYSEDLELKEQEFNAIQMCIEEHRQELCLKEKQLSSVQISIKGCSKQLKVEEERLITIKNSILECTKELESKQQQLEALKNSQGQLSDMVGSKEKQLNSIEKPCSNRLQEANVKEKYLDSLKRSLEERLEKLDLERKQFEARVKEFEVQAKQFDSVQKAVEERSKKLELKEKQLTNALHSQVRSENPSSFSLQVLGITNTETVNPTILNQIKTEQLDNFMISNAHETSSADLGVDATMDGRSLQGINNEHLYEPDLRQNEVLVALQMSPDPAKFVLDLMLGTCSEHQKKGGTGFEESVLKIYVLLLEQLLQVSPLVQPNVKADAMKLAIEWKAKLSSSAQNYIEVLGFLQFVAAFGLVSSFNKDEIFKLLLTAAQHQQAQNVCRVLGFTDMIPDFICSLIARKQYIEAVRFVCAFDCKDKFPPELLFNLFWEDVNGVAHEKCKMGKNSSEVREKASDEQIAALKSAIECIKNCKLDSSMPVEVMEKCIARLEQQKMNRRFSALAPAPAIQPKLQGQTNRNIGPSIPRNQSNPVATVPGQFQGGICASTPGSKLQELRNKRAWTNGPAIRSYTPQVPTVNKPYIPSASHHELSVPLNRDVAHFGLAANLGHSSNLMTRRVNIAEEQGLTHKRPKQW